From Streptomyces sp. NBC_00370, a single genomic window includes:
- a CDS encoding SDR family NAD(P)-dependent oxidoreductase, producing the protein MSAPAAPPAALVTGGTSGIGKATAELLHSRGYRVMVTGVSSLADTGLPEDITVVKADARSLPDLDRAMEQVRSQFGSLDLLHLNAGISRPGPIESTDEAAFDALFDINVKGTFFTLQKALPLLNEGASIVFTVGAGEGVGAAMTAAKGALLPLMRSLALELAPRRIRVNAVSPGLINTPAYSKMGVSQEMIETWGRDVPLGRAGAPADVAEAVAFLASDAAGYITGDDLVISGGIGVHARA; encoded by the coding sequence ATGTCCGCACCCGCAGCTCCCCCCGCAGCTCTCGTCACCGGCGGAACCAGCGGCATCGGCAAGGCGACCGCAGAACTGCTCCACTCCCGCGGCTACCGCGTCATGGTCACCGGCGTCAGCAGCCTCGCCGACACCGGACTTCCCGAAGACATCACGGTCGTCAAGGCGGACGCGCGGTCCCTGCCGGACCTCGACCGCGCGATGGAGCAGGTACGCAGTCAGTTCGGCTCCCTCGACCTGCTCCACCTCAACGCGGGCATCTCCCGCCCCGGCCCGATCGAGTCGACCGACGAAGCCGCCTTCGACGCGCTGTTCGACATCAACGTCAAGGGCACCTTCTTCACCCTGCAGAAGGCGCTCCCGCTCCTCAACGAGGGAGCTTCGATCGTGTTCACCGTGGGCGCCGGCGAAGGGGTCGGGGCCGCCATGACGGCGGCCAAGGGCGCTCTGCTGCCGCTCATGCGGTCCCTCGCGCTCGAACTCGCGCCCCGCCGGATCCGCGTCAACGCCGTCAGCCCGGGGCTGATCAACACCCCCGCCTACAGCAAGATGGGTGTCTCGCAGGAAATGATCGAGACCTGGGGGCGGGACGTCCCGCTCGGCCGCGCCGGCGCTCCCGCCGACGTCGCCGAGGCTGTGGCCTTCCTCGCCTCGGACGCCGCCGGGTACATCACCGGCGACGACCTCGTGATTTCCGGGGGCATCGGCGTACACGCCCGCGCGTGA
- a CDS encoding TetR/AcrR family transcriptional regulator produces MTREAESAKGRPATLWDRTRLLASREILDTALRLFTEQGYDETTIAQIAREAGVSQRTLFRYFGTKEDLLGGGQERFGQVLTGTISGLPADVGVWEALRAGVAAVLALHNSREEALERFRLLHNTASLRAGWLEKRLRFQEELLPLVEARMDAATDGAGGKARAVIGTAFACLDAASVTWVDHDGTGDIMELYDECLAAVRG; encoded by the coding sequence ATGACGCGGGAAGCCGAATCGGCGAAGGGCAGACCGGCCACGCTGTGGGACCGGACACGGCTGCTCGCCTCCCGGGAGATCCTCGACACGGCCCTGCGCCTGTTCACCGAGCAGGGCTACGACGAGACGACCATCGCCCAGATCGCCCGCGAGGCCGGCGTCTCCCAGCGCACCCTCTTCCGCTACTTCGGCACGAAGGAAGACCTGCTGGGCGGCGGCCAGGAACGGTTCGGGCAGGTGCTGACCGGCACGATCAGCGGGCTGCCGGCCGACGTCGGCGTGTGGGAGGCCCTGCGCGCGGGAGTCGCCGCCGTACTGGCGTTGCACAACAGCCGCGAAGAGGCCTTGGAGCGGTTCCGTCTCCTGCACAACACCGCTTCGCTGCGGGCCGGTTGGCTCGAAAAGCGGCTGCGGTTCCAGGAGGAGCTGCTGCCGCTCGTCGAGGCGCGCATGGACGCCGCCACCGACGGCGCGGGCGGGAAGGCGCGCGCGGTGATCGGGACGGCGTTCGCCTGCCTGGACGCGGCGTCGGTGACATGGGTCGACCACGACGGCACGGGCGACATCATGGAGCTGTACGACGAGTGCCTTGCCGCGGTGCGCGGCTGA
- a CDS encoding ArsR/SmtB family transcription factor: protein MQINTPDYEIAESVEILTKAQLRAFADPLRMTLLDLVLERAATVAELAEAVRRPKSTVAHHVKVLVDAGLLRIVRTRKVRAIDERFYGRTGRTIHNRVFRAPGDVDTPRCVNSLTTAAAESVDAHEADRLYTTQRYTRIPADRASEFWRRVDALANEFSQLPAEGDVTYSFVAGLYPTDHPVLPDLA, encoded by the coding sequence ATGCAGATCAATACGCCGGACTACGAGATCGCCGAATCGGTCGAGATCCTGACGAAGGCGCAACTGCGGGCCTTCGCTGATCCGTTGCGCATGACGCTGCTCGACCTGGTGCTGGAACGCGCCGCGACGGTCGCGGAGCTCGCCGAGGCGGTGCGACGGCCCAAGAGCACCGTCGCGCACCATGTGAAGGTGCTGGTGGACGCCGGTCTGTTGCGCATAGTGCGGACCCGGAAGGTGCGGGCGATCGACGAGCGGTTCTACGGGCGCACCGGTCGTACGATCCACAACCGCGTGTTCCGCGCCCCGGGCGACGTCGACACCCCTCGGTGCGTCAACTCGCTGACCACGGCGGCCGCCGAGTCGGTCGACGCGCACGAGGCCGACCGGCTGTACACGACGCAGCGCTACACCCGCATCCCCGCTGACAGGGCGTCGGAGTTCTGGCGGCGCGTGGACGCGCTGGCCAACGAGTTCTCGCAACTTCCCGCCGAAGGTGACGTGACGTACAGCTTCGTGGCGGGCCTGTACCCGACGGACCACCCGGTCCTGCCGGACCTCGCCTAG
- a CDS encoding dienelactone hydrolase family protein, producing the protein MAEVVVFHHSHGLTPGISAFADRLRGAGHTVHTPDLFEGRTFATVQEGVAHAQEIGFGEIAQRGVRAVEGLPAELVYAGFSLGVVPAQQLAQTRPGARGALLLHAALPVSEFGDAWPQEVPVQVHAMDADPFFVDDGDLDAARALVAGAKDAELFLYPGTEHLFTDESLDSYTPQAAALLEDRIHTFLAKLPR; encoded by the coding sequence ATGGCCGAGGTAGTCGTCTTCCATCACTCCCACGGACTCACGCCGGGCATCAGCGCGTTCGCCGACCGGCTGCGCGGCGCCGGGCACACCGTGCACACGCCCGACCTCTTCGAGGGGCGCACCTTCGCCACGGTCCAGGAGGGCGTTGCCCACGCGCAGGAGATCGGCTTCGGCGAGATCGCCCAGCGCGGCGTACGAGCCGTGGAGGGCCTCCCGGCCGAGCTGGTGTACGCGGGCTTCTCCCTGGGCGTGGTACCCGCCCAGCAGTTGGCCCAGACCCGCCCCGGCGCCCGTGGCGCACTACTCCTGCACGCGGCGCTCCCCGTCTCGGAGTTCGGCGACGCCTGGCCCCAGGAAGTCCCCGTCCAGGTACACGCGATGGACGCGGACCCGTTCTTCGTGGACGACGGCGACCTCGACGCCGCCCGAGCCCTGGTGGCCGGCGCGAAGGACGCGGAACTCTTCCTCTACCCGGGCACCGAACACCTCTTCACGGACGAGTCACTGGACTCGTACACCCCGCAAGCCGCCGCCCTGCTGGAGGACCGAATCCACACCTTCCTCGCAAAACTCCCCCGGTAG